In Nicotiana tabacum cultivar K326 chromosome 21, ASM71507v2, whole genome shotgun sequence, one DNA window encodes the following:
- the LOC107786318 gene encoding protein REVEILLE 6, whose protein sequence is MVMALPNLCSFSNPTATASAAAIASASNPLSPSDDLSKKIRKPYTITKSRESWTEPEHDKFLEALQLFDRDWKKIEAFVGSKTVIQIRSHAQKYFLKVQKSGTNEHLPPPRPKRKAAHPYPQKASKSAPALSPVTASFQASLPLPDPGFVKRPDTSLLHSNPVTVASMPSWTDNSVPPVSLSQMKKDNVRETGQPVANTHCCSSNESTPGSKSTGDVMERTQGPSLRVLPDFVQVYNFIGSVFDPAVTGHLQKLKKMDRIDVETVLLLMRNLSINLTSPDFEHHRQLLSSYDMDMEKQCKSSHRLQPT, encoded by the exons ATGGTCATGGCCCTTCCTAATCTTTGCTCCTTCTCCAACCCAACCGCCACAGCTTCCGCCGCCGCAATTGCGTCGGCCTCCAACCCGTTATCGCCTTCCGATGACCTGTCAAAGAAAATTCGAAAACCCTACACCATTACCAAGTCCCGCGAAAGCTGGACCGAACCCGAGCACGATAAGTTCCTTGAAGCTCTTCAACT GTTTGACCGGGACTGGAAAAAGATTGAAGCGTTTGTTGGATCAAAAACTGTTATTCAG ATACGTAGCCatgctcaaaaatattttctgaagGTCCAGAAGAGCGGAACCAATGAACATCTACCTCCTCCTCGGCCAAAAAGAAAAGCTGCTCATCCCTACCCTCAGAAAGCCTCAAAAAGTG CTCCAGCTCTCTCACCGGTGACTGCATCATTTCAAGCTTCACTTCCATTACCGGATCCTGGATTTGTAAAAAGGCCTGATACTTCTTTGTTACATAGCAATCCAGTTACTGTTGCATCTATGCCATCATGGACTGACAACTCTGTGCCACCAGTCAGTTTGTCCCAAATGAAGAAAG ATAACGTGAGAGAAACAGGTCAACCTGTGGCCAATACTCATTGTTGCAGTAGTAATGAAAGCACTCCAGGATCAAAATCAACTGGTGATGTGATGGAGCGGACTCAGGGACCTTCATTGAGAG TTTTGCCTGACTTTGTTCAAGTATACAACTTCATCGGCAGCGTATTCGACCCTGCTGTTACCGGACACTTgcagaaattgaaaaaaatggaTCGCATTGATGTTGAGACG GTGTTGTTGCTGATGAGAAACCTCTCCATCAATCTTACAAGCCCTGATTTTGAGCATCAT AGGCAGCTGCTTTCATCTTATGATATGGACATGGAGAAGCAGTGCAAATCAAGTCATCGATTACAACCAACTTGA